A window of Perognathus longimembris pacificus isolate PPM17 chromosome 6, ASM2315922v1, whole genome shotgun sequence contains these coding sequences:
- the LOC125353755 gene encoding collagen alpha-2(I) chain-like, whose amino-acid sequence MVQLARDGNLGEQEVRPVLGVAGSKGHIPGLGSWGAGGWAPWEGAPGRGWKSWQGRRRVGRVEPGLPGGSGVAGTGGQWGDRNGGGSGVAGTGPAGSDGAGAARGGAGGGGRGRRATGERRGSRGSGGVEAPGRTAATHRLRLRLRRVPSPPPRLDCARLRGRRPAGAAHFRFPFPAGRAGAGRGGARRPAGGPEEEEEDEEAGGGGGAGRGAGGPGLAGPRPRPRGGRKGGVASAPRGGRARPGGGDRGGRANCAPGPRQPPPAPKERGPGGRPGAGEARHGGEAGGKGAGRERGGGRRAAGLPPEGTTFPRSHRGRDRKRRSRAPMRRRATRSVLYKRGPGRSRPFCFPAPLRLDRSWRDVVASREPPCAWGERRPAMREGRGGPRPPSGPRGGLVQTSTAPARLLTSRASVPRWPACREHALCSVSRRP is encoded by the exons ATGGTCCAGCTGGCTCGGGATGGGAATCTCGGAGAACAGGAGGTCCGCCCGGTCCTGGGGGTCGCGGGCAGCAAGGGCCACATCCCAGGACTGGGGTCgtggggggcgggagggtggGCGCCCTGGGAAGGAGCCCCTGGCCGGGGCTGGAAGAGCTGGCAGGGGAGAAGGCGGGTGGGCAGAGTGGAGCCAGGGCTGCCGGGGGGCAGTGGGGTGGCAGGAACGGGGGGGCAGTGGGGTGACAGGAACGGGGGGGGCAGCGGGGTGGCAGGAACGGGGCCGGCGGGCAGCGACGGAGCTGGGGCGGCCcgcgggggggcgggagggggcggccggGGACGGAGGGCGACAGGTGAGCGGAGGGGCTCCCGGGGCTCCGGGGGCGTCGAGGCACCGGGGCGGACGGCGGCCACTcaccggctccggctccggctccggcgcGTCCCCTCGCCGCCGCCTCGGCTGGACTGCGCTCGGCTCCGAGGCCGACGCCCCGCCGGGGCCGCGCACTTTCGGTTTCCCTTCCCCgcaggccgggccggggcgggccggggcggggcgaggcGCCCGGCGGGCggcccggaggaggaggaggaggacgaggaggccGGCGGAGGCGGTGGCGCGGGCCGCGGCGCAGGAGGGCCGGGACTCGCCGGCCCGCGTCCCCGCCCTCGGGGCGGGCGGAAGGGCGGCGTCGCCTCAGCtccccgcggcgggcgggcgcggccggGGGGTGGGGACCGCGGGGGCCGGGCGAACTGCGCCCCAGGCCCTCGCCAGCCTCCGCCGGCCCCGAAGGAACGGGGACCCGGCGGGCGGCCCGGTGCAGGCGAAGCGCGACATGGCGGCGAGGCTggagggaagggggcggggagggagagaggaggcggGCGACGTGCGGCCGGACTACCACCAGaaggaactacatttcccagatcTCACCGCGGCCGCGACCGGAAGAGGCGCTCCCGGGCTCCTATGCGCAGGCGCGCCACCCGCTCCGTCCTATATAAGAGAGGTCCGGGACGCTCTCGTCCTTTCTGTTTTCCGGCGCCTCTCCGGTTGGATCGTTCGTGGAGGGATGTGGTCGCCTCGCGGGAGCCGCCTTGCGCGTGGG GTGAGCGCCGCCCGGCCATGCGGGAAGGCCGCGGAGGACCGAGGCCGCCGTCGGGGCCTCGGGGAGGCCTTGTGCAGACGTCCACCGCCCCCGCCCGTCTCCTGACCTCCCGGGCGAGCGTTCCTCGGTGGCCGGCGTGCAGGGAACACGCGCTCTGCAGCGTCTCCAGGCGGCCGTGA